GTCGTCTTCCTTGCCAAGGGGTCGAGCGAGGGCTCGGTCGCCTGGGGCGAACTCATCGACACGGCCGAGGTGGCGGCGGACGACGCTCGAGCGAACGCGCTGCTCGCGCTCGCGGAAGCCGACGTCGCCGAGCGGAACGTGGTGATGGATCCCTACCTGATCGATGTGGAAGAGGAGGGCGGTTCGCTCCGCCCGACCAAGTATCGCGAGGCGATCCGAGCCCTCGGGCCCACGGTTCGTCAGGACCTCGGCAAGCAGGCCGAAGGCGCGGAGG
Above is a genomic segment from bacterium containing:
- a CDS encoding DUF2849 domain-containing protein — encoded protein: MAQIVIANYLGSGRVVFLAKGSSEGSVAWGELIDTAEVAADDARANALLALAEADVAERNVVMDPYLIDVEEEGGSLRPTKYREAIRALGPTVRQDLGKQAEGAEA